In Candidatus Manganitrophus morganii, the genomic window GGAAATGCTTATGGAGATTTGGGCGATCACAAACGGCAGTTGGAATATTCTGAGAAAGCTTTAGCGCTTAGCAGAGATTTATTTGGAGAGCGACATCCAAATACGGCGACGTATCTTAATAATACTGGAAATGCTTATGGAGATTTGGGCGATCACAAACGGCAGTTGGAATATTCTGAGAAAGCTTTAGCGCTTAGCAGAGATTTATTTGGAGAGCGACATCCAAAGACGGCGACGTATCTTAACAATATAGGAAATGCTTATGGAGCTTTAGGCGATCACAAGCGGCAGCTGGAATATTCTGAGAAAGCTTTAGCGCTTAGCAGAGATTTATTTGGAGAGCGACATCCCGATACGGCGACGTATCTTAATAATACTGGAAGAGCTTATGGAGATTTGGGCGATCACAAACGGCAACTGGAATATTCTGAGAAAGCTTTAGCGATTAGCAGAGATTTATTTGGAGAGCGACATCCAAATACGGCGACGTATCTTAATAATACTGGAAATGCTTATGGAGATTTGGGCGATCACAAACGGCAGTTGGAATATTCTGAGAAAGCTTTAGCGCTTAGCAGAGATTTATTTGGAGAGCGACATCCAAAGACGGCGACGTATCTTAACAATATAGGAAATGCTTATGGAGCTTTAGGCGATCACAAACGGCAGCTGGAATATTTTGAGAAAGCTTTAGCGCTTAGCAGAGATTTATTTGGAGAGCAACTTCCAAATACGGCGACGTATTTTAACAATATAGGAAATGCTTATGGAGATTTGGGCGATCACAAACGGCAGTTGGAATATCTTGAAAAAGCTATGAACCTATATAATGAGCTACTCGGCCCACAACATCCTAAGACGGCTTGTATTATTGATGATCTGGCATCAACCCTTTCTAAACTCAACCGGCGTTATGATGCTTACCAGCTAATCGACGGATTCCTAAAGAAGCTCGGTAGTGATCACCCCAAATATACTTTACTTGCTAACCACAGAAAGCAACTGCTTTCTAAACCTCTACGTCCCGGGTTTCGCCAACCACCAAGTAATGGGAAAGGAAAGAAGAAAAAAAGGAGGAGAGAATAAACCTCGGTACCGATACATTAGAAAGGGTTTCTACCGCGTTTAATCAATCAAAGATCCCTTGGCCTCACCAAACAACACCCCAACACTCCCCTTCCCCATTAATTTTCCTTGACTTGGAGCACCAACCTGGTTTTTAATTTCCATACGCGGGAGATAGCCCGAAGGATTCTGAAATCAGGATCGGTCAGGCTATAAGCCGACTCAAAAATGAAGGGCTGGGTCGGCTTTTTTGTTATATAGTAAGGAAACAAGTTGTCAGCAGTCGGCGCTCAGCTTTCAGCTTAAAGAAATTTAAAGCCTCAAGCTGACGGCTGATCGCTGATTGCTTTCTTCAGCCCGACTGTAGAAAATCAACTGTGGAGGAAGATGACGGTTGCGTACTACCCATTGCTGATCCTTCTGGGGCCGCTCACCGCGGCCGTGGCGATCGGCCTCTTCGAAAGGCAGATCGGCCGGAAGGTCTATCGGATCGGCACCGCCGCGCAGGTGGCGTCGCTCGGGATTTCGCTACTGGTCCTCTACCAGGTCGGCGCGAGCACGGAGCCGATCCACGTTCCCCTTTCCCCCGCCGACGGCGGCCTCTTCCAATTCGGTCTCTATATCGATCGCCTCGCCGCCGTCATGCTGACACTGGTCAGCACCATCGGCTTCCTGATCTTCCGCTTCGCCATCCGCTACATGGAGCAGGAGACCGGCCGCGCCCGCTTCCACGGCCTCCTCAACCTGATGACCGTGATCCTCCTCTGCATGGTCGCCAGCCGCAACCTTCTGATGCTCTTCGTCTTCTGGCAGCTCATCAGCTGGATGCTCTACCTCCTCGTCCACAACTATTCCCATCCCGCGTCGGTGCAAGCGGCCGGGAAGACCTATACCATCCTCCGGATCGGAGACGTCGCCTTTTTAGCCGGGGTCGTCCTCGCCTATCGGACCTACGGCACACTCGAATTCCCGCAGCTCTTCATCAAAGCGGCCCAGATGCAAGAGAGCTTTTCACTCGGCGGATTTTCGATCGGCGCGCCGACGGTCATCACCCTGCTGATCTTCATCGGCGCCATGAGCAAGTCGGTCCAGTTCCCGATGCACACCTGGCTTGCGGGAAACCTCTACGCCCCGACGCCGGTGACCGCCCTGCTGCACGCCGGGATCATCAATGCCGGCGGCTTCCTCATGAACCGGCTCGCCCCGCTCTACGGCCTCAGCCCCGTCACGCTCCATTTCGCCTTGGTGATCGGCGCGGTGACCACGCTCGTCGGGGCGACGATGATGCTGACACAGAACGACATCAAAAAGACATTGGCCCACTCCACGATCGGGCAGATGGGCTACATGATCATGGAGTGCGGGCTGGGGGGCTTCGCCCTCGCCATCTTCCACCTTATCGCGCACGGTCTCTTCAAGGCGACCGTTTTCCTCGACAGCGGCCATATCATCCATGCGGCCCGCCGGGAGCCGAGACACCCGCCGCTGCACGACAAGCACGATCAGGTGGAGCTCGCCCTGGAGAAGAAGGATTTCTCCCGCCTCACCTGGGGGGCCGGATTCCTCATGACTCTCATCCTCCCGTTGATCCTCGTCCTCACGGCGCACGGCGCGC contains:
- a CDS encoding tetratricopeptide repeat protein, whose translation is GNAYGDLGDHKRQLEYSEKALALSRDLFGERHPNTATYLNNTGNAYGDLGDHKRQLEYSEKALALSRDLFGERHPKTATYLNNIGNAYGALGDHKRQLEYSEKALALSRDLFGERHPDTATYLNNTGRAYGDLGDHKRQLEYSEKALAISRDLFGERHPNTATYLNNTGNAYGDLGDHKRQLEYSEKALALSRDLFGERHPKTATYLNNIGNAYGALGDHKRQLEYFEKALALSRDLFGEQLPNTATYFNNIGNAYGDLGDHKRQLEYLEKAMNLYNELLGPQHPKTACIIDDLASTLSKLNRRYDAYQLIDGFLKKLGSDHPKYTLLANHRKQLLSKPLRPGFRQPPSNGKGKKKKRRRE